A stretch of Cupriavidus necator DNA encodes these proteins:
- a CDS encoding ABC transporter ATP-binding protein: protein MSLILEVKDLHVRYGKVEAVHGANLKVEAGKIVTVIGPNGAGKSTMLNAVMGALPVTGSSSGSVNYLGHDMAGIPVEWRVARGMCLVPEKRELFASMTVEDNLQLGAFRRKRAGEKNYLDQMDVVYDLFPRLRERARQDAGTLSGGERQMLAVGRALMAKPQLLMLDEPSLGLAPLIVKEIFHIISNLRQTGVATLLIEQNARAALQVADYGYVIETGDMAMEGLADELAANPKVIETYLGLAKKAA from the coding sequence ATGAGCCTGATTCTCGAAGTGAAGGACCTCCACGTCCGCTACGGCAAGGTGGAAGCGGTGCACGGCGCCAACCTGAAGGTGGAGGCCGGCAAGATCGTCACGGTGATCGGCCCCAACGGTGCCGGCAAGTCGACCATGCTCAATGCGGTCATGGGTGCGCTGCCGGTGACGGGGTCGTCGAGCGGCTCGGTCAACTACCTCGGCCACGACATGGCCGGCATCCCGGTGGAATGGCGCGTTGCGCGCGGCATGTGCCTGGTGCCGGAGAAGCGCGAGCTGTTTGCGTCGATGACGGTGGAAGACAACCTGCAGCTGGGTGCCTTTCGCCGCAAGCGCGCCGGCGAGAAGAACTACCTGGACCAGATGGACGTGGTCTACGACCTGTTCCCACGCCTGCGCGAGCGTGCCCGCCAGGACGCCGGCACGCTCTCCGGGGGCGAGCGCCAGATGCTGGCGGTGGGCCGCGCGCTGATGGCCAAGCCGCAGCTGCTGATGCTGGACGAGCCCAGCCTTGGCCTGGCGCCGCTGATCGTGAAGGAGATCTTCCACATCATCAGCAATCTGCGCCAGACCGGCGTGGCCACGCTGCTGATCGAGCAGAACGCACGCGCTGCGCTGCAGGTGGCGGACTACGGCTATGTGATCGAGACCGGGGATATGGCGATGGAAGGGCTGGCCGACGAACTGGCGGCGAATCCGAAGGTGATCGAAACCTATCTTGGATTGGCAAAAAAGGCGGCTTAA